The Anastrepha ludens isolate Willacy chromosome 2, idAnaLude1.1, whole genome shotgun sequence DNA window TTCAGTAATCAGTTCACCAGAAAACTTATTAAGCCTTCTGTTTCGTTAATCCATATAGTAATTTacgaaataaaatacatatgcgTTTCGAGAAGAACTATAAAAGTACTCGTATTAAAAACTCTATGCTGCGTTGTTTATTTGAGATTCAATTACCGGAAGCAGCCagctatttatgttttttttatttcacagcaATTAATTACTCTAATTACAACTCAAACCAGTGtgcgtatttatattttttttatttggtagaaAGTACAAAAGACAGCGTAAGGCTTGGAAAAATGTGGTGGATTGGTGTTAGTTCgcaaaaaaagtttcatttatAAGTAATTCAAATTCAGTTTTTGTACTTACACATATTTTCATTGATAAATCagttgataaaataaaatttcatttacaaaattgaattttagcGAAAAAATAGTTCTTTGAACGAAACATATATGTAATTCTCctgagtttcttttttttttttgtggcgatgaGGTTTAAAATCCCTTCGCACTTAAAGTAAGTAAAGTGCCATTCAAACATttgatcttcttcttctcctggATATTTCCTCTGCCCCGGAACTACGGCAGCATTGCGTGGAAGATTCTTTTGGGTTGAGTATGAAACTTTTATGGTATGCTGTTCTGTATTAAAAACTCTGTATTCTACTTGCGCTTAGTGCAAGATACAAGACCAGCGGGCCTcaatataaatgaagaaaagacgAAATACATGACACGATCCTTTGATCACTTAAGAAtcggaatttatatttttgagctCATGCAAGAGTTTAAATACTTAGGTGTAGTACTCAGCATAAAAAAGAATCCATCCTTACCAATGCAACACCGTATTCAGGCAGCTAACTGAGCATACTTTGGCCATATCAAacttatgaagtcttcattAATATCAAAAGAACAAACGCTCCAGATGTACAAAACTTTGATAAGACCATTTCTCATCACGGCTGTGAAATATGGATCCTTAAAGTTgacgtgaatttactgatgcgatttgaaaaaaatattcttagaaGAATATTCGGCCCTATACGATTAGAAGACGGTACGCAAGTTTCGGTATAACCACGAGTTCAGTGTTTTAATCGCGGGAACGACCAAAAAGGTATTTGAAGCAAAACCCTCAAGGAGCCAGAAGGAGAGGCCGGCCAAAGCGATGATGGTTGCAAGTTTTAACAGTAAtacttctattactgttaaaacaacaacaacgatggtTGCAAGATGTAGAAGACGATATAGCAAAGATAAAATTCtcacaacatagagcgaaagCTGGCTGTCAAGAAGAATGGAAGAGTATTGTAGAGGAGGCATTGGTCCACCCCGGAGAGTAATGCCAAGATGATTCTACTTGATAGAATTCTTTATTgcgaaattatgtttttttttttagttctgtactacaaaattctgtatttccaAAATTCTATATTTCCAAAATTCTATATTAAAAATTCTGATAGTTGCGCGCTTCTCATTATCTGTACACTTCTCAGAGAacaactaaatacaaaaatgattttaagtgatagaaatctttaaaaaaaaaataaataaataattggcgcgtacacttctgttaagagTTTcgtcgagctccttctcctaccTATGGCGTGCTTCTTATTgtaattccacaaatggacagTTTTACGCAACCTCCAAATGGCAgacggttttttatgaggagctttttgataACAGAAATGcgctcggagatttgccattacctgccaaggggcgaccgctattagaaattgtttttcttctttcttgatgtttcacggagattctaaCCAAcattctccgaattccgaatagttgtcacgcaacaacccattcggttacggcggctgCCACAAGGATTACTTTTTAACAAACTAAATTACAAACGAACATTTtccttaaatattatatttgcctGAGAGGCAGTTCCTTTCTTGTATAATTATATATCCTGCCTTCGTGGAAGGCacgtgaaatttttttaaagagacgaaaagaaaattttatttccatcCACTTCATCAATATTCCTATTAATCTTTTTGTAGTTGCCTAGCAAAAATTTGTTGTGATGATTTCCCAAAGTCATACGTATTTCGTCACAATCAGATTTTTAATCGGATTAGAGACAACTTTTTCGAAGTTATTCAAGCGGAAGTTATTGGAGACattgcaaaatttcaacttttcaaaTCAATTACATGCAGAAGCAGTGCAAATTGGAATTTACATGGCCTGCTGTGACGTGATGGAATGAATGATAGTTATGGCTTtgccaaacaaaataaaaaaatataatatatagcaCATGCAGAAAATACCCCGCTTGCTGCGGGGAAAAAGTATCGAGTATTTGCTTGCAAGTACAGGTATCGAGGAATCACTAGATGACACTTGAGCTGCtgattttgtgtgtgtgtgtgtcttgatTGCCAAAGTGTCCTGCTTCTTTGCTGTTtccttatttgtttatttacattccACATACCTTCTATTAActtacaaaagcaaaatacatgtaattgttgttgttgcttaagTGGCAGCATCTTGAATAGATGCGAATTggttatattagtttgggggaaaaagaaatccattatttttattttttattttatgcatacatatttattcaaaaagtttCTTACCGTCAACTCAAATTATTTTTCCGCTTTTATCTTCACCTGtaaatttgcaataaatcgTATTAATTGGACAGCATTTTCAGTAAGAAGTGAAAATCTTACTAGAAATCAAataaagaacaataaaatacatacttacatacatcgctaaaaatattcattcaagTGCAACCGAAAACAAAACTTCAGTCTACAATTACTACTTACACACCCACACAATTACCGGACGGAAAATGGTTGAACaccaacaagaaaaaatttaaatgataataattgACATGAAAAACAATTTCGTGCGTGTTCATATACAAATAAACAgtaaatatgaatgtatgtatgtatgtattatacacGTGTGTTATGTATACCCTGCAAGGAGTATTTTTTAAGAGTAAAGTTTGTGCTAACAAGCCGAAGGGGATATAAAAGATCAAAgagagtattaattttttttattgactccATTATTTATTGCTGCGTTTAATTAACATTTACGATATTTGAAAACTTATTCTAGAACAATATTAATTTAAtcgtaatatataaaaaaaatagatatacgAATAACTAATTTTACgtataactaattttttatgttaatcaTTGTGCAACCAGTGCAACTGCTTCCAGTGATGCGACcgccaacaaaaataaaagctcaATAGAGTAATTCGAGCGAGTTTTTCTATTAAGCCTCTTATGACGACTGCCTTCTCGCGTTCGACATGATGCCAAAGTATTTGAGTGCAAGAACAATGTCATTTTATAGCGGGttgatgtgtttttttatttccccTTTAACCGTCGGTAGTTAAGAAAAGACTTGAGCCGAAATACCAACTGTGTTGCCGAGGCGTTAACAAATGGGTTGGAAATGCCAAAAACGAACTCGCGTTTATGTTACGaactatgttatgttatgtaacgACAGCCacttaaactatatttttgtcgGAAACTAGCGAAGATAAATTGCAAACAAATaagcttaataaaaataatagctttataaattcaataataataatagctttTCTAAATCTATTGAGCATTGCCAAAGTTATTCAATACTTCCATTGACCAGATTAatgggggagcctgctttagaggcttcaaaaaatcgattttttggccGAGgagcctcgagtgtgcatgtgtcgtgcggcggggaagatgcaggtcgcaatttttcatctgaaaccaaaaacccaaaaaattatttattttagtatagtatagcttctagttaaaccaagaaaattaaacaaaaagtgagaaattcaacaatttttcgctaattaaaaaaaattcatttttttggaaaaacaaatgcactttagattgtttaaaaattgggttaatcataactttcttaaggttttttaggttcaactagaagataatttaattccgaatacaatcaatgttatctcgtttcgataggacgtttaagtttttccctatctttcccgccaattaggaaaaatcgttaaagtaaaaaaccgagaaatcgcgcgtcaaagtttttgtatataaaaaatccgcccgtatacctgctcgacgcttgctaacaatttcttctgtaactgcgaaaatattttgaatttgcttctgaaattttgaagacacattcttggatagtttgggaagacatttatgcaaaataaaaaatcgattttttgaagcttcTAAAgtaggctccccccttaagataTCGTGCCTTGTAGTATATAGAAGTATAGAGTTTATAGAACAAATTCAGTACCAgtccaaaatattgaaaaacgaaTATAGTTGTGGAAAACGTATGCTCCCTAGGGCTTCGTCTTATTCATCGTTCATTCTTATTCAGCTGTTTCTTCTTATATAAAACGAGAGAATGCGTGTTAGTCCATCATCCAAATTCCCTAGAAGTACTACTGTGAATTATCCTACAATATAGCCGTATTCTACATAAACCCTTGACAATGAAAACTATAATGatcagacaaaaacaaaaaaaaatacatgcgcATAACAAAAGCCGTTCGAATAGTTCGCATGCCCGTGTAATGACTCATGAACTGATCAGCGACTATTTTCATTTGAatgtttttgttagaaaatttcACTTGCGCTGGGTAAACGCTTTTCCACTGCGGTGCACAGCAGTTATTTTCGGACACAAACATATTTAAGCATAGtgggtatatatgtacatatgtatgtgtgtaagaaaTAATCGAGCATTATTATACTCCTATAATTGTActtacccatacatacatacataaatgtaacCGTGCACGGAAATTCACAAATTCTTTACATATTTGTTTGCGAAATTTCTAAATAGTTGACACGCTAATTTAaggttaattttattgttactagaaattttgtgattttctaatcgatttagtttttaattgtcGCCCTCCAATGCCGTGTGTGTTCAAGCTTAACATTTCGGGTATTAAGCCCAGGAGCTAGAGCTCGAAGCCTACCTCAAGCACGTAGCATGAGAATTATCAGAAATTATCAGAAAAACGCCACGGCAAGTGCATtaatgccataaaaaaatgcTCATAGCATTCATTTCGCACTCATGCCTGGCAGTCGAGACCTGGCACCcttcacaaaatttaagaaaacctCGGCCTAAACCTGTAAATGCTGCATACgctaatttcatataaatttttattaataatttgttcGTTAATTGCTACTTGACATCAATCCACGCCCCCGGCATTCCGATGCCTAAGTCAGatagctcataaaaatatctctaTTAACTTATTTGCATTTTCTAAAACAGGGTACTCAGGTGATAATATACTATTTGGTAGTTAGCGTTTGTCGCAGAGCATCTACGCCGCAATATCCAAGTATATCTCAAAAATAGATCCTCCAGCGCTTGCTAAAAGCGTTGGCATCCTTTATCCATACTTTAAATCTTATGGGCTTATGCTTGGGTTAATGCCAGCCGGTTTATCCTAACCTCACCTACGCCGCAATATACTATAGAATGGATATtactaaatgtatttattaaggggttagaggtattaaaaaaaaattgaattttttgtttttgccttttctgAAAGTATAATGtcctaaaaatattgtgtgaaaatttgaagtaaatccgacaaatacttttcgagttattcaacaattaacaaagggcgttcGGGCGTTGCggaaatcgatagcaaaactttaaatgcgtttttcacaaaagtatgttttttcagctggtgatcactgttacttaaaaaccgcttgctagatttaaataatatgaaaaacataaaaaactcgtgcctgatcgaaggatttttttttcaaaaatgtcgattttttttaaacaattgtcggtttttttctcgaaaatctgaaaaatatttcctgaggctgccattttgtttattttgaaaataaagcttcgatcaggcacaagattatcgtttaataaaactaatttctctagtccgattgattttaaatgaatctccaaggacttgtgatgaaacgggctccacacaaacagcgataacttttacaattattaattttttttttaaattttgctaaagtcaagttgaaacatgatgtattaacgctatgtttttatttttggaaaataaagcaCTTGActagcaataaaaattattgaaaatcatcatttttatgggcctctgactacctctaatcccttaaataaatactttggaataaattaagtttttatttttggctgAAACAATAGCCTAGAGTATTGAAGAAAATATCCAGTTCACTGTGTAAGAGAAAAAATTGGtcctataaattaaaatacgtCGATGGCAGCCTTTAGTTGCCTCGACCTagaaaactataataaaaaattataaaattaacaacTGCCAAATGCTTCCTGAGGCTTTGAATGAATACAATACTAGAAACAAGTAATACAGAGAAAAAGTTGACAAAATGCTAACTTACAATTAATCGAAAGGTTTAccccaaggcgaatctattataggtatgtattaaaggtggtgttggcaaatcagctgagttgttttttttcgccgtgtccatgtggctgtcagctcagaatgaaacaaggcgaattcattatttgttttctagtttctcaatactttgctttgacaaacaaacgtacagaacattgttgttggtctagtgccaccagctttaatgaatgcgccttagTTTACCATTTCTaataaagcgaaaaataaaaaaatttttttttgtttttttgaaccAACCGATGAGCTGGTtgattggttggttaaagtggtacTCTTCCGCttctgcaccattttgttgccacatcctcgctacccacttgtttaacggttactTTCAGCATCACTACTTACAcatatatccagtctgtgctgtttaagaaccttattaggttgttgacgtctcaACCAGACatttgttcgagactctcgagcAGTTTTTTGCCAAGGGTTGACATTCTCGCCTTCCATAAGGCAGGGAATTCACAAAAGAAGTGGAAAAGTGATTCCTTTTTCTCAGCTTGTTTACAACTGTGCAAATATGTGTTGTGAGTTtagtttattaataaaacaataaaagtaaaaaaagtcttctgctttctgtttttttttttttgtttctatggAATCGATATCATCCACTACCGCATTCCTCATTGTTTGTATAAATTCTTTGATTTAtagctaacattttttttttgtcttttttcactcctctcgggagcatagggcctcgacaagactcagtcttgcgttgctttcgttaatctattttgatttctgaaagGGTAGCTGATTAGCCTACCGCTACCTTCTAAGGGATAAAAATTGAATAGCCCCGACACGATCAATAACATTGCAGGCTTCATAAAAAGTTGGGGTTGATTGAACTTGCTTCCAAAGAGCCTACCTTCACATGGGGAATGAAGTGTCCAAAGAAGGCTTAGAAAGCCCAGTGTCAGATTTTTGAGTATTGCTAAAAAATTAGAGGTAGTACTCAAAAGTTGTAACGGTAAAAGCTGGGTAGCGCTTATTGCGTGTCCAGAGCACGTGAATGCACGACAAAAAGCCATTTTCAAAACAGGAATGTAGGGATGTAGATAGTAATGTAAGAATAATCGTGACTTGGAGCTCAAAACTCGTAAACTTACGTGGGCAAAGCGTAGTAAAATAAGGTGTAAGCAATAATTCTTTATGACCCCATTTTGCTTAGGTAACATAATAGCTTCATATTTTGCGAAACTTCGCGATCGGTCTTAAATTTAAGAATTAATTCACCAAATATAATCTtggattaagtgaaaaaaaatatcagacttggcaatttccgccAATAACTTCTATGTGtaccatatacgagtacatatttatttataggtaCACTtaaatatgcgcatatatgaaatatgtataatatattttttacattgtccCTAAAATATGTTATgtgcattcaaatattaatgaaaaatattttttaaaccgtttgcAAGTTGTTTCCATTTTAGTAAAAACATACaagcaattaataaattattttttgcaaatatgtagTTCATCTGATTTGTAatctttattcatatttttgtgttactatttatgcattcatttacaatatttatttttccaatcTTTTCTGTAGTccctaatttaatttgaatattttaattttactaatcTAATCTTCCGCGTTTTTCTCTACTTTTACAGTAACCAAAGACGGCAAAAAAATGATACCACCTATTAAAACAATGGATTGTGCCAAAGCTTGGGTGCAGGATCGCACAAGACGCACCTTCAACCGCAAGACACTCTACAAACGTCTGCCCATACTCAACTGGTTGCCCAAATATTCCAGCGAAGATGCTGTAGGCGATGTAGTCGCGGGCTTGACAGTAGGCTTAACGGTGATACCGCAGGCGTTAGCGTATGCTGGTGTAGCCGGACTTCCAGCAGCTGtaagttataaaataattataaaattatactcgaaaagtagtagtaataggtggcgcaaaatgaatcaccctatcggaagatttataatttttgccaatggcgtcgtacgtcaatcatagttGACACTCGTGAACTATACAGCTAcagtatacaaatagacaagcaaCGGAGCACGTAATGttcgaaacttttttttgtatgtagtaaaaaggttaggttagattgaagCGGTTGTtgcctgtgggacacactcattCTCATCACCCATTGTGATTAGTAAAaaggttattcaaaaataaaattgaataatttattttgcgccaccttttatattaaaaaaaaattttaaatgcgccAAAAAAAAGTTAACCAAACAATTATTCGATTCAAAAAGCATTTTTAGTGTCGTTTTCTAAACTAACCTCTAAGGGCATGGCTCACCATAGCTTTCCGGCGAGCACATTTTCGTTCTATCAAAAGCTTGTTAAGTCCTTGGACTAATACATCTAGAGATTAGTTGATGTACCCTCTAAAATTGGTAGTTACAGTTAAAGTGAAGTAATgggaagtaaaaataataaataataaagcgcAGCTAGTTCTCCTAACCGCTATTACTAGCCTTGAAATCATTAGAGCGAAATGATGCACAGTTTACTCTCTCCTAACGCACACatctcttaagcggacacttTTTTCAGTACCGCAAAAACCTTTAATCAGGTCTTTATAAATGCCGaggaagcaaaaatatcaattttgaaGCGGCAACCCTCCCTGACCAACTGAAAATGAATTAGAAAATAAGATGGATGACCTTTTTATAAAGAGGCTTATTTAGCAGAGAGAAAACTAAGCGCTCCTTCTTTATATCACAAATATCACAGTGGCCTCAAAGCCCTTGAATTGCTTACTGATCTTCAAATACACCTGCGAGATATTGAAATGAAAGGAAAAGCTCGCCAAGCTACAATTTCTGACTTTATTAAATGAATTTGGAAACCTGGCAAGGCGCATTcgttaaaggtggtggcactctCCAGGTCCTTAATCCCtcgtgggacatagggcatcactAGACTAGGGTGGCACTAGtccaacagcaatattttgtacgtttgattgttaaagcaaaatattggcaaagtaaaaaacaaagaatgaatccACATgggcacggcgaaagaaaaaaaacaaatcagttgaTTTACCGGTACCATCTTTAATAGACACGCCTTAATACCTtacgtaacaaaatttgttgttaCATTTCTCGCGTTTCTCGATCTTAATGaaaattctgtttattttataaatttgtatgtttaTATCTGTTCTGGTTTTGGAAGTAAAACtgattaaatattgaaaatcagtcacaaattattttaactaTTTACGCTTTTGTCATAAGCAGACACCTCCCATAAGAGAAAAAAAGTTTCAGTGTCTTAGGAGAGAGTAGAGTTCACTGTATTTTCAATCCAGCTTTGCCATTTCGGAACTATCAGATTTAAATATCTCTGTAAGTCAGTTAGGAATAGTTTATTGACTCTTTTGATTATTTCTTCTTTCACAGCTTTACAACGCGGgatgcgtcaaagcttccttcacaaaGCTCCTTCAAAGCGGTCGATCTTGAGCTTTtacttcgtagttacgtattcccaagTCCTTGAGATCGTTTCCACTAAGTCTATTTATCGGTTCATCGGTCTGGCTTTGGCCTTTACGCCCATTAGCTTCCCTGTCATGGGTAGCGATGAGAGCGCAATCAACAACTTTAAGACACTTTTGATTAAACTAACTTTATtggttggcggccgccgtagccgaatgcgttggtgcgtgactaccattcggctgCGCGTAGGTGCGAATCTCCGTGCaacagcaaaattatagaaaaagttttttgtaaaagcggttgaccctcggcaggcaatgacctaaaagccatttgccattcggagtcggctggaaactgtaggtccctccatttgtggaacaacatcaagacgcacgccacaaatataaGGCCAAATATCTAACGTAGGTGTgggccaattattattatttaatttttttttactttatttgttaGCTGAGAAAACGGCGCTtagacatttaatttttaaattactattttttttttaatttattgcatattttgtcatttaatttatttttcctccCTTTGCTTGCAGTACGGTTTATATGGTTCCTTTTTGGGttgtttcatttacattttcctCGGCAGCTGCAAAGATGTGCCTGTCGGCCCATCGGCTATCGTGGCGTTACTAACCTTCCAAACCGCTAAAGGTTCTTGGCAATTGGCAGTATTACTTACTCTGCTTTGTGGTATTGTGGAATTGTTTATGGGCATTTTTGGTTTGGGTTTCCTGTTGGATTTCGTTTCCGGCCCAGTCTCGTCCGGTTTCACATCAGCGGTTTCGCTTATTATTGTGGCATCGCAAGTGAAAGACATCCTGGGCATACCAGCGcctggaacaacatttttagaTATTTCAACACATATCTTCGAAAACATCAAAGAGACACGTGCCACAGACACAGTGCTGGGCATCACTTGCATTGTAGTGCTGCTGATGATGAGGGTAAGTGGGTGCATTTATCAATATTTCaccattaaacaaaataatttaataaatattttttatcactcACAGCTCCTTTCGTCGTTCAAGCTTGGCCCCAAGGACCCTGCACTCCGCTCGAAGGCTCAAAATGTATTTAACAAATTGATGTGGCTCATAGGCACCTCGCGTAATGCCATACTCGTCATTGTCTGCGGTTTCTTGGGCTTTATGCTGCATTCCCATAACGAAAATACGCCTTTCCGCGTTATTGGTTACATTCCCCCCGGCTTGCCCGCTGTACAACCACCACCATTTCACTTAACTGCGAATGAAACCTTATCCGGACACGAGGAGGGTTTCATTGACATGGTGAAAAATTTGGGTTCCGGTCTTATTGTATTGCCGCTCATATCATTGATGGAGACTATTTCGATTGCTAAAGCTTTTGGTAGGTGCAGCCATTCATATGgacttgaaataaataatttcttcaaGCAACTTTATGCAATTCAATTAAtcgatttacttttatttactaGGTAACGGTAAACCAGTAGATGCCTCGCAAGAACTGATCGCCATTGGCATTGCAAATATTGCCAACTCTTTTGTGCAGGGCTTCCCTGGCACGGGTGCGTTGAGTCGTGGCGCAGTCAATAACGCCAGTGGCGTGAGAACACCACTCAGCAATATCTACTCTGGCAGTTTAGTAATACTGGCGCTAATCTTCTTCACACCTTATTTCTACTTTATACCCAAATCGACTTTGGCGGCGATTATTATTGCTGCCGTTATGTTTATGGTGGAGGTGCGCGTAATCAAACCAATGTGGCGTGCGAAAAGTAAGTTTCTCACTCTCtctttatctctctctctctctctctctctctatctatctatctatcactctctctatctatctatctatcactctctctatctctctatctatctatatattatatatatatatatatatatatattatatatatttaaatatctaTCTATCTCTCTTGCTTTCCCTAATATGCAACTATGAGATGATAACTAATACATATTCTCTCCCCTTTGCAGAAAGTGATCTTGTGCCTGGTCTTGGCACGTTCATCGCCTGTCTGGTGTTACCACTGGAAATCGGTATACTTATCGGTGTCGGCTTAAACGTCATCTTTATACTCTATCATGCGGCTCGTCCAAAAATTACCACAGAAATTCTCACCACTCACGCTGGCAATGAATACCTTATGATCACACCAGATCGTTGCTTGATTTTCCCCTCCGTGGATTATGTGCGCAATCTGGTGACGAAGCATTCCATGCGCCAACATGTGCCCGTCGTCATCGATGCCTCGCATATTTATGGCGCTGATTTCACTGCAGCCACCGTCATAGAATCGCTGTTGAGTGATTTCGCCGCGCGTTCACAACTCTTATTCTTCTACAATCTTAAACCCAGTATTTGTGCGTTATTCGAGACGCTCTCACCAGCGGAATTCGTTGTCTACTATCAGGAGGAGCAGCTCGATCAGTTGCTAAAGGATCGCAATTatgaacaaaagaaaacaataacggTGTAGATAAGATTTATAAAGTAATGGTAGATGCCATTACGTGATTGTTGGCAAAAATGTGATTGCGTTGGGCCTTGGTGACCTGCGCTACTAAATGGTTGGTTAACTATTAACTATTCTTGCTTGCTTTAATTCTTATTGATacgatttgtttattattagtgAAGCTTGTAGGTTTGTCTTTTTCCAAATACGTCCTTAGTTTTAGTTacctatactcgtatgtatgcgcatacatataaAGTATTATCTTGGTATTGAGAgccaaaaaaaggaagaaaatctTTTTACACTTTTACAGAATTACaatttatgtaatttaaatatgtattaatttaAGGCAGACGAAAGTGAGATCGATTTatgtttatacaaaatatttaaaaaaaatcctatttattatacaaatcagAGGCAAAACATAAACGAAACGAGGAATTGTTAAGCATTGAGATGCAGATTTTATCTAAATGAAATATAAAGTACAATGAACTAGAAACTCTAAGAGTGCTATGAATTTGTTAAAACGAGTCAAATTAATAGATATTAGCAAACTCATTTTACGATTTTGAAAGCCTGAAAGCTCTTAGAAAGTAATTTTTGAGTTACGTAAAAAGCATTACGTTTTGCTTATGCCTGGTTTTCTTTATGCCATTTTTTGTACGGCATAATTTGATACGAAATGCCcacactttttcattttaacaaTTTGCATTGCTCTTTATAACTCACTGGAACCAtaggaaattaaaatttgggaTTCAATTCGAAATGGCCCTTAATGGCAGGTAGGCGCTTTCACTATAATGGCACTCTTCATCTTGAAAACAGTCATAACGAAAACCAGGCATTACTTCGGAGAAAGTAGATATA harbors:
- the LOC128855743 gene encoding sodium-independent sulfate anion transporter; this encodes MKTNPALDHVYVNDGFKCSSISITTNGTEANGSSGGSQGSNEFILTKDGKKMIPPIKTMDCAKAWVQDRTRRTFNRKTLYKRLPILNWLPKYSSEDAVGDVVAGLTVGLTVIPQALAYAGVAGLPAAYGLYGSFLGCFIYIFLGSCKDVPVGPSAIVALLTFQTAKGSWQLAVLLTLLCGIVELFMGIFGLGFLLDFVSGPVSSGFTSAVSLIIVASQVKDILGIPAPGTTFLDISTHIFENIKETRATDTVLGITCIVVLLMMRLLSSFKLGPKDPALRSKAQNVFNKLMWLIGTSRNAILVIVCGFLGFMLHSHNENTPFRVIGYIPPGLPAVQPPPFHLTANETLSGHEEGFIDMVKNLGSGLIVLPLISLMETISIAKAFGNGKPVDASQELIAIGIANIANSFVQGFPGTGALSRGAVNNASGVRTPLSNIYSGSLVILALIFFTPYFYFIPKSTLAAIIIAAVMFMVEVRVIKPMWRAKKSDLVPGLGTFIACLVLPLEIGILIGVGLNVIFILYHAARPKITTEILTTHAGNEYLMITPDRCLIFPSVDYVRNLVTKHSMRQHVPVVIDASHIYGADFTAATVIESLLSDFAARSQLLFFYNLKPSICALFETLSPAEFVVYYQEEQLDQLLKDRNYEQKKTITV